The Mucilaginibacter terrae region TAAAGAAGGGTTATTAGTTGCGCTTTTTGAGCGCCGTACATCTGCCTTTCGCAGCCTAATACAAAACATAGGCAAAAATGAAAACATTAGCGCCTGGCAAAAAATAACGGAGTATGTTGATGCATACATTAACCGGGTTTTTAACAGCAATAATTGTTTTCAAAAGGTAATACACCAGGAAATGATCATTAGGCGTACCGGCGAACTGGCCGACAGGATAAACGACATGATTATGCAAAACGTGTTGGAGCTGCGTAAGATCCTTCACGAGGGTATTGAGCACGGGGAGTTTAAGTCGGACATTGATACCGAAATGGTGGTGGCTACCGTTTTTGGCATAAAAAGCCAGTTGATTAATGCCCCGCATGTAAGCTCGCAAATGATGGGTTATGATACGCAAGACCCTGCCCATATTGATGAGAAGCTAAAGCCCCGCATTAAAGACTACCTAAAAAAACTATTAAAAGCTTATTTACTCATAGAAAATGACAACGCTAAATAATACAACCACTATCACTTACGCCTTAAAGCGGCTGCCCAAACTGGTACGTTTGGGAGTTATGGCTGCATTAACAGGCATGCTGTTTGGCAGTACAGCATATGCCCAGGAGCGTACCCTAACGCTGGAAGAGGCCATTAAATTGGGACTCGAAAACAGCAAAACATTAAAACTGTCGCAAACTAAAATTGACCAGGCCGTATCGCAGTACAACCAGGCTAAAGACAAGGCCCTGCCAACCGGTTCGGCCAGC contains the following coding sequences:
- a CDS encoding TetR/AcrR family transcriptional regulator, which produces MEKEKIDKRDHILDVAERVFAEHGFDGSSTRLISGEAGVNMAMLNYYFGSKEGLLVALFERRTSAFRSLIQNIGKNENISAWQKITEYVDAYINRVFNSNNCFQKVIHQEMIIRRTGELADRINDMIMQNVLELRKILHEGIEHGEFKSDIDTEMVVATVFGIKSQLINAPHVSSQMMGYDTQDPAHIDEKLKPRIKDYLKKLLKAYLLIENDNAK